From Marmota flaviventris isolate mMarFla1 chromosome X, mMarFla1.hap1, whole genome shotgun sequence, the proteins below share one genomic window:
- the Tsc22d3 gene encoding TSC22 domain family protein 3 isoform X2, which translates to MNTEMYQTPMEVAVYQLHNFSISFFSSLLGGDVVSVKLDNSASGASVVAIDNKIEQAMDLVKNHLMYAVREEVEILKEQIRELVEKNSQLERENTLLKTLASPEQLEKFQSRLSPEEPAAESPQAPEAPGGSAV; encoded by the exons ATGAACACCGAAATGTATCAGACCCCCATGGAGGTGGCGGTCTATCAGCTGCACAAtttctccatctccttcttctcttccctgcTTGGAGGGGATGTGGTTTCCGTTAAGCTGGATAACAG TGCCTCCGGAGCCAGCGTGGTGGCCATAGACAACAAGATTGAGCAGGCAATG GATCTGGTGAAGAATCACCTGATGTATGCTGTGAGAGAGGAGGTGGAGATACTGAAGGAGCAGATCCGAGAGCTGGTGGAGAAGAACTCCCAGCTGGAGCGTGAGAACACCCTCCTGAAGACCCTGGCGAGCCCCGAACAGCTGGAGAAGTTCCAGTCTCGGCTGAGTCCTGAAGAGCCAGCTGCCGAATCCCCACAAGCACCTGAAGCCCCCGGTGGTTCTGCGGTGTAA
- the Tsc22d3 gene encoding TSC22 domain family protein 3 isoform X3: MDLVKNHLMYAVREEVEILKEQIRELVEKNSQLERENTLLKTLASPEQLEKFQSRLSPEEPAAESPQAPEAPGGSAV, encoded by the exons ATG GATCTGGTGAAGAATCACCTGATGTATGCTGTGAGAGAGGAGGTGGAGATACTGAAGGAGCAGATCCGAGAGCTGGTGGAGAAGAACTCCCAGCTGGAGCGTGAGAACACCCTCCTGAAGACCCTGGCGAGCCCCGAACAGCTGGAGAAGTTCCAGTCTCGGCTGAGTCCTGAAGAGCCAGCTGCCGAATCCCCACAAGCACCTGAAGCCCCCGGTGGTTCTGCGGTGTAA